The region gAATTAAGTTCACACCAAGTTGATGCATGTCTTTTAATAATCCATATTAGTCGTGTACTACTGTATGatttaaatgatataatttaattcttaaatttgataaatttttttaatttcgattTATATGACGATTGAGATATTATAAGATTGTACCATATTattgtcaaattaaaaaaaaaagttatacgtGTGGCACAATAAGATATTAggtaaaatttttgagaaaaactGCTATGTTTCTAGATTAACATGGGTAAAAAAGAGTCAATGACTAAATTAGGTAAATATGCCACAGggataaaatgttattttatttagacttaaattattaaatgtatcaaaattttgatacttgaatttaacttcaatattcaatttggtacctgatGCCATTTGATTAGAATATTAAATCAAACACAGAAGCTAAActcaaaaactaaataaaatatatacactaattttaaatacaaatatgatttatgaagctaaatttgtttattatttactaaACGTTTCGTATTTGTACTCTGTCGAAATTTATTAGGAACTTCAGGAGCTCACAAACTTTACATTCtgcttaattatttaattaatcaagcaaaaaaaattattttacaaattagagagatgttttattttttttcattttaaataagaaATTTCACTGACCatagataaaataatttatatttgtagtttatacaaaaaaaaaagagaaaggattcACAACAACCAGATCATCCTCACAAGACAATAATACAAAAGCTACAACATAATCTAACAGCAACCTCCAAGTGAATACATAATCATGTTATTGTTAAGTTAATCCTTCGGCCCCGGCACTCACCGAAACATATAAAACGGTGACTCTCGATCGATCAATGCTCGGGCCAACCTGCCTCGACCTATAGGTGCTGCCAACACCTTCCATTTCCCTTGACTGGTCTCCGGCAGGACGAACCATTGCGGGTTGGTGCCCCACAAATGGATGTACCCGTACTGTCATTGTTCGAGTATCGCGGAGTAAAATCATTGCTGCTGCTGCGGCTGCCACTATAATTCAAGTGCTGCCAACACCTTCCATTTACATTACCTGTTCTCTTGCAGGGAGTACCATTGCAGGTAGGTACTCCACAAATGGGTGTACTACAATTGTTGCGATTACAGATGGAAATCGCCATCCCTGTACGATTTTCATAAAAATCTGAAGCTTCACCATTGTTCGAGTTTCGCGGAGTAAAATCATTGCTGCTGCTGCGGCTGCCACTATATTTCAAGTGCTGCCAACACCTTCCATTTACATTACCTGTTCTCTTGCAGGGAATACCATTGCAGGTAGGTACTCCACAAATGGGTGTACTACAATTGTTGCGATTATAGATGGAAATCGCCATCCCTGTACGATTTTCATAAAAATCTGAAGCTTCATCAGAATATGAATTGAAAACAGCATATGGCGTTGTTTGATATCTTGTTATCTCGGAATTGGAGCTATAAATTCTCCTCCCTTTATGCAAATCACATCTTTTTCTTCCGGAAACGGGTCGCCTTCTACAAAGAGAACCATCATCCATGGCAACCCCACAAATAGGACTACAATGCTCAATTTCGGGATAGTCCTCTTTGTAAGGTTGTGATTTCATACTCGAACTCGTGGAAGACCCTGTAGTTTTCTTTCCCTTGTGTTCAGAGCATCGTTTTCTTCCTTCAACCGGTGGCCTTTTACAAATCGAACCAGCGTCTAAAACCACCCCACAAGAGAAGGTTTCGTTCTCGTCGAAGCCACCGTGATTCAAAACCAACCGAGGCCGGGATCTGCTGAAGTTCAAAACTTCAGGCCAAAAGTTGAGGTTCTCTTCATTTTTGTATTTGCCAAACTCATTGTCGACCGAAACTAGCTTGCTTGCTTTGATTTTGATGCCTACTTGCTTTTGAAGGAAGGGCAGATGCTTTTTGGAGAAATTGGCTACTTTTATAAGATTTGATGCACGCTTATCTAGTTTTTCAAGGATATCATCGTAACGACGTACACCGTTCGAGCCTTTATTCCATGCATAATCATAAGTgatgggaagaaaccgaacaaccgaaacaaagcgaaagcacaaccggtgttctttctctccttataactcctgtaaaaattatggcaagcacaatagcacaagatatgttctctagcaaccttaatcaaccacaaatcaactaatgcaaccacaacaaaaataaatagagacaccgatatttttacgtggaaaacccctctaaattaagggtaaaaaccacgggactttagagtccgataaagagctccactatcatcaaatgttcaactacaagatcacaatatcaagcctacaacaagcattcaactccgacaaggctaacaacatgtaatctttagcaaaagagagaaaaatgagagaacatcaccaaaaacgtagctgctgaaaaatgggtatttccgacgctacaagactcggatgaaaaatccgaccgtacaaagtcaagaacaccttatcacctagctgctgtccaaaaatcagctcaatcgaaccacggatggaccttcgatcgagaagttgatcactgctgcaccaagcttgaaaaactgattttttttctttctctctttctctctgtttttcTTTAGCTCTCTCTCTCTGCCGAAAAATTTCTGCCCATTCCCTGTTAATAAGCCAAAAAgaattggcttttgacaaaaaaacaaaagaaaaaggaaggcaaaacatttgtgccagaaaatatgggtttcccacatagtgggacccatacccaacaaatctccccctccaactatgtggggaatgcctccatgccggaggtcaaacaacatgcttcaaactttcctcttggtaaggccttcgtcaacatatcagcaccattatcattagtgtgtatcttctcaagctctaacagcttagcttcaagaacatctcgtatccaatggtacctcacatcaatatgcttagatctagcatgaaaagttgagttcttaccaagatgaatagcactctggctatcacagtacaggacatacttctcctgagtaaaaccaagctcatgcacaaacttcttcatccaaagcatctccttacacgcttcggttgctgcaatgaactctgattcggtggtggacaatgcaacacacttttgcagtctcgattgccatgccacagctccccctgcataagtgattaagtaacctgaagtagatctcctcgagtcaatgtctccggccatgtctgaatctgtatacccaacaagaacaggtttctcattgccgaaacaaagtttcatgttggaagtgccacgaagatatctcataatccacttcactgcattccaatgctctctgcctggattagaaagaaaccgactaactgtaccaacggcataagccaagtctggtctcgtgcaaaccattgcgtacatcaaactacccacggctgaagagtaaggaattttctgcatctcttccttctccttttctgtggaaggactatgcttaacactcaatctaaagtgcatagcaaatggagtattcaccgctttagctttgtccatacaaaacctttgaagtactttctcaatgtacctctcttgtgataaccataatttcttggcctttctatcacgtgtcagtcttatgccaagaatttgctttgctggccccaaatccttcattgcaaaggatttactcaactcctgtttcaacttctcaattctagaagcattctgaccaacaataagcatatcatcaacatagagcaaaagaataataaaatcatcaccagagaatctcttaacaaacacacaatgatcagaagtagtcttcttgtagccttgctcccccataacagactcaaacttcttgtaccattgccttggagcttgcttcaaaccatacaagctcttcttcaatctgcacacatagtcctctttcccttgtgcaacaaaaccctctggctgctccatgtaaagctcttcttccaagtcaccatgaagaaaagcagttttcacatccatttgttcaacctctaggtcataacaagctaccaaactcagtatagttctgatagaggacatcttcacaaccggagaaaatatttcttcaaaatcaaccccctttttctgagtataacccttgacgaccaatctagctttgtatcgtggagatgaagacttctcttcttgcttcaacctgtaaacccaccgattcttcaaagctcttttgcctttaggcagtttcaccaattcaaaagtatggttctcatgcaaggattgaagttcgtctttcatcgcttcaacccactgatctttgcattcactctccatagcctcttcataacattcaggttctcccccgtcagtcaaaagaacatattcatcaggagaatacctgacagaagatcgtcgatctctggaagaccttcgaagtggaactgctggtggagctataggtgcttgttgttgatcattcacaacatcatccatgggagtatcaaagtcacctatagtctgatggtcaccactaacatcaccatgcacaacatcctggataggatctggtgaagagtctaggggaaccggattcacatcgatcaagtcaccactaccttgtgaatccactttctccgtcttatcaatgtcatcaatggtctgatcctcaatgaagacaacatctctgcttctcacgagtttcttctgaactggatcatagagtctataaccaaactcaccatctagaccataaccaataaaaatgcattgtcgagccttggcatccaacttggatctttcatcctttggaacatgaacaaatgctttacaaccgaacacacgtaggtgatcatatgacacgtctttaccaaaccaaactctatctggcacatcacctttcaaaggaacacaaggagacagatttatcacatgtgtcactgtattcaaagcttcagcccaaaacgatcttggtaactttgcatctgacaacaaacatctgactctctcaatcaatgttcggttcattctttcagctaacccatttaactgtggagtctttggtggtgttctctgatgtctgattccctgtcgcagacaatactcatgaaacgaccctgtgtactcgccaccattatcagtacgaatgcacttcaacttcttcccagtttccctttcaactgatgcttgaaactgtttaaacacctcaaagacttgatttttagacttcaaagtgtaaacccatagctttcttgaacaatcatcaatgaaagtcacaaagtaaagtgcaccaccatgtgatcttacttttatcggaccacaaacatctgaatggaccaactctagcaactctgatttcctatgaggaggatggcttctaaatgaaactcttttctgctttcctgctagacaatgagcacaattcttcagtgtagcattctttaaacctgaaagttgattcttcttcgctaaacagttaagccccttctcactcatgtgactgagtcgtttatgccacaactcacttgagttgtcattcagtgtcacattcaccgtctctcgagaagtcaaagcttgcatcaagtacaaatttgagctcttctttcctcgagccacaaccaatgagcctttagtcagcttccactgcccttcactgaaggtgttacagaatccctcatcatcaagctttcctgcagaaatcaaattcaaacggacatccggtgcatgtctgacatccttgagagttaactttgttccattgttacttaccaagctaacatctcccataccaataaccgaaaccaaaccatcattacccatcttcaataccccaaaatcaccaggagtataagatgtgaagaattccttcctcgacgtgacatgaagtgatgcaccagtatcaatcacccaactagtctcgtcgcatgctaggttgaccaaattctcatcacaaataactaacaaatcttcacgagtaacagtagcaacacgctcggatttttttatcgtcattccggtcgtgtttatcaccaccacctttgttctctttcttccacttgaagcaatatttcttgatatgacctttcttaccacaatgatgatactcaagattcttgtatctcgatcttgacttgcttcggcttttatctctaccctttccatctttgtctctgtttctccccctattctcgataaccaacacctcggactgtgatgtagaaccctgagatcttcttctaacctcttcattcaacacaccactcttagccaaatccaaagtaataataccctgtggggcagaattaatgagtgagactcgaaaggtctcccaagagtctggtagagtagcaagcaaccaaagtcctaaaatctcgtcatcaaatttgacacccataccaagcaactgattcatcatactctgaaattcactaacatggtcagctatagacattccttctttatatttcagcgccatcattttcttcagcaaaaataacttgttattgcccgacctcgaagcatacaagctttcaagcttctcccacaatgttcgagcatgtgtctcctgatcaatgtgattgtaaacattttcttcaacaaattgccgaataaagccacacacttgttgatgctcaaattcccattcttcatcacttttcgaatcgggtttttgagtagtaaagaccggaagatgcaaagccttcacaaacaacaagtccttcattttattccgccaaagttgataatttgtgccattcaacataatcatcttgctcgtattaatttccataattatctgacacaataaccaagctctggtaccagtttgatgggaagaaaccgaacaaccgaaacaaagcgaaagcacaaccggtgttctttctctccttataactcctgtaaaaattatggcaagcacaatagcacaagatatgttctctagcaaccttaatcaaccacaaatcaactaatgcaaccacaacaaaaataaatagagacaccgatatttttacgtggaaaacccctctaaattaagggtaaaaaccacgggactttagagtccgataaagagctccactatcatcaaatgttcaactacaagatcacaatatcaagcctacaacaagcattcaactccgacaaggctaacaacatgtaatctttagcaaaagagagaaaaatgagagaacatcaccaaaaacgtagctgctgaaaaatgggtatttccgacgctacaagactcggatgaaaaatccgaccgtacaaagtcaagaacac is a window of Gossypium hirsutum isolate 1008001.06 chromosome D08, Gossypium_hirsutum_v2.1, whole genome shotgun sequence DNA encoding:
- the LOC107932852 gene encoding protein EFFECTOR OF TRANSCRIPTION 2-like encodes the protein MPFQSGAIRDICIMVLIVEEDKIPMQLLAVHVDRSKREYHKKTDHDSHFSEWKLLVGPHDWKNGKDGAVTRYRFENLPEYPGPGIYELAVCKLPSRDRHGKLEPDLVVYLGKSGNIRARLQQHGRNGTHLCGKNGFGENGCPLFDIFARGWSITYRWASMENKADARRTEDQLLRTYDYAWNKGSNGVRRYDDILEKLDKRASNLIKVANFSKKHLPFLQKQVGIKIKASKLVSVDNEFGKYKNEENLNFWPEVLNFSRSRPRLVLNHGGFDENETFSCGVVLDAGSICKRPPVEGRKRCSEHKGKKTTGSSTSSSMKSQPYKEDYPEIEHCSPICGVAMDDGSLCRRRPVSGRKRCDLHKGRRIYSSNSEITRYQTTPYAVFNSYSDEASDFYENRTGMAISIYNRNNCSTPICGVPTCNGIPCKRTGNVNGRCWQHLKYSGSRSSSNDFTPRNSNNGEASDFYENRTGMAISICNRNNCSTPICGVPTCNGTPCKRTGNVNGRCWQHLNYSGSRSSSNDFTPRYSNNDSTGTSICGAPTRNGSSCRRPVKGNGRCWQHL